The Vicia villosa cultivar HV-30 ecotype Madison, WI linkage group LG1, Vvil1.0, whole genome shotgun sequence genome includes a region encoding these proteins:
- the LOC131628918 gene encoding oxysterol-binding protein-related protein 4B-like isoform X1: MAAEGKKQPIIVLTKPFSLQIESDSEPSYSYRAPNIVRRLLSLFKNVRPGADLTNLQLPPLFYFPKSQLQCYGESVYSTTSNSNLLTQCNNEQSPLERLTSVVAWSISTTRPMSFGVAPYNPILGETHHVSKGNLNVLLEQVSINPPVSALHATDKKEHIEMIWSQQPAPKFRGTSIEAEVLGKRVLKLRNHEETYEMNSPRLSIRILPFPGVSWVGNVNILCKETGLVAELSYKSSYSFLGLGGNSKLVQGKILDSSSLNVLYEIDGQWDRTVKVKDTNSGKVKVIYDAKEVISGLKAPIVKDAEGVLQTESALIWGELTQAIISNDWEKAKEAKKGVEERQKKMLRERETKGESWTPKNFVVSYSNESGLECDCSPINKWVPPAPITAL, from the exons ATG GCAGCAGAAGGGAAGAAGCAACCAATAATTGTTTTGACCAAGCCATTCTCATTGCAAATTGAATCCGATTCAGAGCCGAGTTACAGTTATAGAGCCCCAAATATTGTACGTCGCTTGTTAAGTTTGTTTAAGAATGTACGGCCCGGAGCAGATCTCACTAACTTACAG CTTCCACCTCTATTTTATTTCCCAAAATCACAACTTCAATGCTACGGTGAATCAGTATACAGCACGACTTCAAATTCAAACTTGCTGACCCAATGCAACAACGAGCAAAGTCCATTGGAAAGGCTCACATCCGTCGTAGCATGGAGCATATCTACCACGCGCCCTATGTCTTTTGGTGTTGCTCCATATAATCCCATTCTTGGAGAGACACACCATGTTTCCAAAGGCAACCTTAACGTTCTACTCGAACAAGTTTCCATCAATCCTCCCGTATCTGCTCTTCATGCAACAGACAAGAAGGAACACATTGAAATGATATGGTCACAGCAACCTGCTCCAAAGTTTCGCG GTACAAGTATCGAAGCTGAAGTGCTTGGAAAAAGGGTTCTAAAGCTTAGAAATCACGAGGAAACGTATGAAATGAACAGTCCTCGCCTCTCGATTAGAATTCTTCCGTTTCCAGGAGTTAGTTGGGTTGGCAATGTTAATATACTGTGCAAAGAGACAGGTCTTGTGGCTGAATTATCCTACAAATCATCCTATTCTTTTCTTGGACTTGGAGGGAATAGTAAGTTAGTCCAAGGGAAGATCCTTGATTCCTCATCACTCAATGTACTATATGAAATTGATGGTCAATGGGATAG GACTGTTAAAGTGAAGGATACAAACAGTGGGAAAGTCAAAGTGATATATGATGCAAAAGAAGTCATTTCAGGGCTCAAAGCTCCTATTGTCAAAGACGCAGAG GGTGTGTTGCAAACTGAATCAGCTCTTATCTGGGGTGAGTTGACACAAGCCATTATAAGCAATGACTGGGAGAAAGCAAAAGAAGCCAAAAAAGGTGTGGAGGAAAGACAAAAGAAGATGTTGAGAGAAAGAGAAACCAAAGGAGAAAGTTGGACTCCTAAGAATTTTGTGGTGTCTTATAGTAATGAAAGTGGGTTGGAGTGTGATTGTTCACCCATTAACAAATGGGTCCCTCCTGCTCCTATCACAGCCCTTTAA
- the LOC131628906 gene encoding subtilisin-like protease SBT2.5: MRFLEFGFVLLVVLSALLVNVKGEIYIVTVEGEPIISYSGGIDEFEATAVESDEKIDTTSELVTSYGRHLEKRHDMLLGMLFKEGTFKKLYSYKHLINGFAVHISPEQAETLRRAPGVKSVDRDWKVKRLTTHTPQFLGLPTGVWPTGGGFDRAGEDIVIGFVDSGIFPHHPSFSTHNTEPYEPVPRYRGKCEVDPDTKRSFCNGKIVGAQHFAQAAIASGSFNPSVDFASPLDGDGHGSHTASIAAGNNGIPVRMHGHEFGKASGMAPRARIAVYKALYRLFGGFVADVVAAIDQAVYDGVDILSLSVGPNSPPAAAKTTFLNPFDATLLGAVKAGVFVAQAAGNGGPFPKTMVSYSPWIATVAAAIDDRRYKNHLTLGNGNILAGVGLSPSTHLNRTYTLVAANDVLLDSSVMKYSPTDCQRPEVFNKKLIEGNILLCGYSFNFVVGTSSIKKVSQTAKSLGAAGFVLCVENVSPGAKFDPVPVGLPGILISDISNSKKLIDYYNISTPRDWTGRVKSFKSLGKIGDGLMPILHKSAPQVALFSARGPNIKDFSFNEADLLKPDILAPGSLIWAAWSPNGTDEANYVGEGFAMISGTSMSAPHIAGIAALIKQKHPHWSPAAIKSALMTTSTTLDRAGNPLLAQQTSETEAIKFVKATPFDYGSGHVDPTAALDPGLIFDAGYADYLGFLCTTPGIDVHEIRNYTHVPCNSTMGKPSNLNTPSITISHLVGTQEVHRTVTNVAEEETYVITARMEPAVAIEVNPPAMTVNAGASRQFTVTLTSRSVTGSYSFGEVILKGSRGHKVRIPVVAKGFQR; encoded by the exons ATGAGATTTTTGGAGTTTGGGTTTGTGTTGTTGGTTGTTTTATCAGCTCTTTTGGTTAATGTGAAAGGTGAGATTTATATAGTTACTGTTGAAGGTGAGCCTATTATAAGTTATAGTGGTGGTATTGATGAGTTTGAAGCTACTGCTGTGGAATCTGATGAAAAAATTGATACTACCAG TGAATTAGTTACTTCATACGGTCGTCATCTGGAGAAACGACATGATATGCTTCTTGGGATGTTGTTTAAGGAAGGGACATTCAAGAAACTCTATAGCTATAAACATCTTATAAACGGGTTTGCTGTTCATATTTCGCCGGAACAG GCAGAAACTCTACGACGTGCTCCTGGAGTGAAATCGGTTGATAGGGACTGGAAGGTGAAGAGACTTACAACACACACGCCGCAATTTTTGGGGCTTCCAACTGGGGTATGGCCGACTGGAGGTGGATTTGATAGAGCTGGAGAAGATATCGTGATTGGATTTGTGGATTCGGGGATTTTTCCTCATCACCCGAGTTTTTCAACTCATAATACTGAACCGTATGAGCCAGTTCCAAGGTATAGAGGAAAATGTGAAGTTGATCCAGATACTAAAAGGAGCTTTTGCAATGGGAAGATTGTTGGAGCACAACATTTCGCACAAGCTGCAATAGCTTCTGGATCATTCAACCCTTCGGTTGATTTCGCTTCTCCTCTAGATGGAGATGGACATGGCAG TCATACAGCTTCTATTGCAGCAGGAAATAATGGAATTCCTGTGAGGATGCATGGTCATGAATTCGGGAAAGCAAGCGGCATGGCTCCTCGTGCGAG GATTGCTGTATACAAGGCACTCTATAGACTCTTCGGTGGGTTTGTTGCTGATGTAGTTGCTGCAATTGACCAG GCTGTATATGATGGAGTGGATATACTCAGTCTTTCAGTTGGACCAAACAGTCCTCCAGCAGCCGCCAAAACTACATTTTTGAACCCGTTTGATGCAACACTTCTTGGAGCTGTGAAAGCTGGTGTATTTGTTGCACAAGCTGCTGGAAATGGCGGTCCTTTCCCCAAGACAATGGTTTCATATAGTCCATGGATAGCAACTGTAGCAGCTGCAATTGATGATCGTAGATACAAAAACCATTTAACGCTTGGAAATGGAAATATCTTAGCTGGAGTCGGGTTATCCC cttctacccatttaaaCCGAACATACACATTGGTTGCTGCAAACGATGTGCTGCTAGATTCTTCGGTCATGAAGTACAGCCCCACCGATTGCCAGAGACCAGAAGTTTTTAACAAGAAATTGATAGAGGGGAACATTCTTCTCTGTGGATATTCTTTCAACTTTGTTGTAGGTACTTCATCCATCAAGAAAGTATCACAAACAGCAAAGTCCCTTGGTGCAGCTGGATTTGTTCTCTGTGTTGAAAATGTTTCCCCTGGAGCTAAATTCGATCCTGTCCCCGTTGGCCTTCCCGGGATTCTCATCTCAGACATCAGCAATTCAAAG aaactTATAGACTATTATAATATCTCGACACCAAGAGACTGGACCGGACGAGTAAAGAGCTTCAAAAGTTTAGGTAAAATCGGTGATGGTTTGATGCCTATTCTACACAAGTCTGCGCCGCAGGTGGCATTATTCTCTGCTAGAGGGCCAAATATAAAGGACTTCAGCTTCAACGAGGCAGATCTTCTCAAACCAGATATATTAGCTCCTGGTTCATTGATTTGGGCTGCTTGGAGTCCAAATGGAACCGATGAGGCAAATTATGTTG GCGAGGGATTTGCTATGATATCTGGAACTAGCATGTCTGCACCACATATAGCTGGAATTGCTGCTCTTATAAAGCAGAAGCATCCACATTGGAGCCCTGCCGCGATTAAGTCAGCTTTGATGACAACATCAACAACTCTAGACAGAGCAGGGAATCCTCTTCTAGCACAACAAACTTCTGAAACAGAAGCTATTAAATTCGTCAAAGCTACGCCTTTTGATTACGGGAGTGGACATGTTGATCCAACAGCTGCGTTGGATCCTGGCCTTATCTTCGATGCAG GATATGCGGATTATCTTGGCTTCTTATGCACAACACCCGGTATCGACGTCCACGAGATAAGAAACTACACTCATGTTCCATGCAACAGTACTATGGGCAAACCATCCAATTTAAACACTCCATCCATCACAATCTCCCATCTCGTCGGAACTCAAGAAGTCCACCGCACCGTAACCAACGTCGCCGAGGAAGAAACCTACGTGATCACAGCTAGAATGGAACCAGCAGTTGCCATTGAAGTAAACCCTCCAGCAATGACTGTCAACGCAGGCGCGTCACGTCAGTTTACAGTGACGCTAACGTCTCGCTCTGTGACAGGAAGTTACAGTTTTGGAGAGGTTATACTAAAAGGAAGCAGAGGACATAAAGTGAGGATCCCTGTTGTGGCTAAAGGATTCCAACGATAG
- the LOC131628918 gene encoding oxysterol-binding protein-related protein 4B-like isoform X2 → MLPPLFYFPKSQLQCYGESVYSTTSNSNLLTQCNNEQSPLERLTSVVAWSISTTRPMSFGVAPYNPILGETHHVSKGNLNVLLEQVSINPPVSALHATDKKEHIEMIWSQQPAPKFRGTSIEAEVLGKRVLKLRNHEETYEMNSPRLSIRILPFPGVSWVGNVNILCKETGLVAELSYKSSYSFLGLGGNSKLVQGKILDSSSLNVLYEIDGQWDRTVKVKDTNSGKVKVIYDAKEVISGLKAPIVKDAEGVLQTESALIWGELTQAIISNDWEKAKEAKKGVEERQKKMLRERETKGESWTPKNFVVSYSNESGLECDCSPINKWVPPAPITAL, encoded by the exons ATG CTTCCACCTCTATTTTATTTCCCAAAATCACAACTTCAATGCTACGGTGAATCAGTATACAGCACGACTTCAAATTCAAACTTGCTGACCCAATGCAACAACGAGCAAAGTCCATTGGAAAGGCTCACATCCGTCGTAGCATGGAGCATATCTACCACGCGCCCTATGTCTTTTGGTGTTGCTCCATATAATCCCATTCTTGGAGAGACACACCATGTTTCCAAAGGCAACCTTAACGTTCTACTCGAACAAGTTTCCATCAATCCTCCCGTATCTGCTCTTCATGCAACAGACAAGAAGGAACACATTGAAATGATATGGTCACAGCAACCTGCTCCAAAGTTTCGCG GTACAAGTATCGAAGCTGAAGTGCTTGGAAAAAGGGTTCTAAAGCTTAGAAATCACGAGGAAACGTATGAAATGAACAGTCCTCGCCTCTCGATTAGAATTCTTCCGTTTCCAGGAGTTAGTTGGGTTGGCAATGTTAATATACTGTGCAAAGAGACAGGTCTTGTGGCTGAATTATCCTACAAATCATCCTATTCTTTTCTTGGACTTGGAGGGAATAGTAAGTTAGTCCAAGGGAAGATCCTTGATTCCTCATCACTCAATGTACTATATGAAATTGATGGTCAATGGGATAG GACTGTTAAAGTGAAGGATACAAACAGTGGGAAAGTCAAAGTGATATATGATGCAAAAGAAGTCATTTCAGGGCTCAAAGCTCCTATTGTCAAAGACGCAGAG GGTGTGTTGCAAACTGAATCAGCTCTTATCTGGGGTGAGTTGACACAAGCCATTATAAGCAATGACTGGGAGAAAGCAAAAGAAGCCAAAAAAGGTGTGGAGGAAAGACAAAAGAAGATGTTGAGAGAAAGAGAAACCAAAGGAGAAAGTTGGACTCCTAAGAATTTTGTGGTGTCTTATAGTAATGAAAGTGGGTTGGAGTGTGATTGTTCACCCATTAACAAATGGGTCCCTCCTGCTCCTATCACAGCCCTTTAA